AGGAGCAACACTTCCCTCgagctcagcacagcttttGGCCCCACAAAGTGATGcccaaatgtccccaagtgAGTTTGACTCTCCTAAAATGAATTTATGGATAAAAGCCCTCAGGTCAGGAATACTTGTGGTCCCAGCGAGGATGAGGAGAGCTcaacaggggctggtgaagaagcaggagaaaatcGGGGATAAGCTGAGCAGGGATAAAGAGTACCTGtctggtttgggtgggattttaAACTTTTTGCCCAAAATGACAGCATGtgcagaaagaggaaggaaaaaggaaaagggaaaggggaaagggaaagggggaaagggaaaggggaaagggaaaggggaaagggaaagggaaagggaaaagggaaagggaaaagggaaagggaaaagggaaagggaaaagggaaagggaaaagggaaagggaaaagggaaagggaaagggaaaaaggaaaggaaaaaggaaaggaagcaaCTGGAATTTTGCTTCCAGTGTTAACACAGACTCAAGCGGGAGCGAGGAGAGCTCGGCTCTGCCCCAGTCCTGCTGTCCAGGAGCAAGGATACAAAATACTGGGATTTTTCAAACGAAAGCAAGGACAGGGAATCCACAGGACAAATTTCTGCACgccccagctgctggagggaggCTGGGACTCACGGACACAGCACGGAGAAGGAATCGCAGGCTGACGGTGCCATCtagctgctgctcctggagcgGGAATGCTGCGCTGGCCCGGCACTGGGAGCCAtcccctgtgtcctgtccctccatcccttgtccccagtccctctccagctctcctggagccccttcaggccctgcaaaggggctctgagctctccctggaacattcccagctctcccagcctggctccagccctcgCTCTCCCGTTTCCTTCAGGACAGGACTCATGGTGAGAGCACACCTcatgctgtgcccagctctggcctcacagtttgggaaggaccttGGGACGCTCGAGCGCGTCCAGAGggggcaacgaggctggagaggggctggaaacACAAAcccgaggctggagaggggctgggaacacaaacccgaggctggagaggggctgggaacacaaacccgaggctggagaggggctgggaacacaaacccgaggctggagaggggctgggaacacaaacccgaggctggagaggggctgggaacacaaacccgaggctggagaggggctgggaacacaaaccctgcgaggaacggctgagggagctgggggtgctcagcctggagaaaaggaggctcaggggtgagctcagcactctgcacagctcctgaaaggtgcctgtgctcagctggggctgggctctttctccaggaactgacagaaccagagcacacaagGGGCTGCAGAAccgagctgcaccaagggaaattcaggttggatatcaggaaaaaggttttttacagaaaagatgataaagttctggaatgttctgcccggggaggtggtgcagtcaccatccctgggtgtgtttaacaaagcctggatgtggcactggctgCCAGGGTTGAGTTCAGCTGTTGGGGaatgggttggactcaatgatcttcgaagtctcttccagccttgtGGCTCTGTGagttttccctgctgttccttTATCACCGAGGTACTTTAGAAGCATTTTTGTCACCTGTGATGGCCCTGGCCACATTTAATTCCCTCAGCGCTTTATCCTTCCCAATTCCTGTGTGCTTGGATAAATTCCCTGTATCCTCTCAGGCTGCCTGGCCCCGCTCCCACCCTTTGGAGGTTTCCTTCCTTTCCATGGTTGGGTTTGTCCCTTTCCCCCAGAGTGGCTCTGGAATGCTGGACAGCCCTAAAATCAGCATCACCCCAAGCATCACCTGCAGCCTCCAAACCACCCCAGGTGGAGCTGGATCCCTGCAGGAACTGGGGAATGTCACACTGGGAGGATCAGTCtcacagctggggaagggaattcCTGATCCAGGAGATCAGGATCCACttgggagaaggagaagagccCCAAGATCACCCCCAGGCTGGTCCCATAAACCCAGGAGGAttcccagcagggatgggactGCTTTCCTACAGAGCActcccagcttttccagcctcgGGATGAGCTCAGAAGCCAAAGTTTTCCCCAAAACGTCTGAAATTCCTCCCAGAGCCTGTGACAAGCACAGATTTTATCTGGTGCATAATCCAATGCAATTTAGTGGGGTTTCAGCACTGCAAATCCCCTAAAAACGCAATTCCAGCAGTTGGAAGCTCCTCTCTCCCAAAGCATCACTATCTTTTCCTTGGCTCCGAGCAGGACATTTTATTTCCCCTACAGGAAACCATTTATTAGTTGTTTATTATTAATGCAGAGTCCTTGAAGTGGATTTTGATGTCACCTGTTCTTTAGGGGAATCAGCAGCTCTTTATAAATCACTTTGCATCCAAGTTAAGTTCCAGCTTCACATCCATGAACCTCCAGAGAGTGGAGCCACcagaaacaaaatgcaatttCCATACCGAGCTCAGGAAATTCAAGGTTTTGGCACCTCATCTCCGTTGTATATTGGGCAATAAATTGGGCTGAGGCAGCAATGAGGTAAAAGGGAATCACAGCTTGTCCTACACCACTTTCTCCCCAGGCTTAAAAGATGGGAgcaacaaaacaaggaaaaggcaCTTTTGTAATTTTACAAAATTAGGTGCCAACAGAGGTATTTGAATGTTTGCAAGGTAATTTAAACAAAGTATTTTAGCTTTGGTTTCAATAGGGATTTGCATTGCAATTACCATCcccaattattttttctaatttttgttttccatgaggaaaaaaaaaaagttctggcAGAAATTTGGGGCACAGAtcctcagggcagcagagggaaaattaTCCCAAATCCCTTTTGCCATCAGGAAGGAGCTTTGCTcaggaaaaaagggacaaaTAGCCACAATTCCTGGCTTGAACAGCTCTTAGAATCCAAAACATCCCAATCCTGCTGCCATTTCCTTGGCTCTCAGTGGTACCCGGCATGGGAGCATCCTCCTGTGTCCAACGTGTTGGGAAAAACATGGATTTCCCATTGGgaaatttcccatttcccactgGGAAGTGCCTCAAGCACCtctgagggacagcagggggaaGGTGGAcacagcagtgggagctgcacaGACCCTCCCAGCACCTTGTGCATCCTCACTGATCTTGTGTTTCACACAGCAGTTAAAACCCCCCCtagaaattcagtattttggTTCAAAAGGCAGTGAGGGTTTTCAGAACCACACTGAAGCCAAACAAACACATCCCACAGGATTCCCCTCCCTGTGTACATCAacaaaaatgggggggggggaagcccAAAATCACCACCAGAgcaactgaaattttaaattttttagcGTAGAAACTTCACACTGAGGAGTTTTCTGTAAGAACCAGGATTTAACCATTTCTGACTCAAAATTCAAGGCCCAACCTCCTGGTGAGGAAAGCCAACCCCTCCCCAGGGCTCCTTGATGATGCCAAATCCTCATCCCTGACACGGAAGGAGCTGTCCCTGACCATCCAgtgccccgtgtccctgcccaggccaGGGGACTGGAATGGGCTGGGCCTCACGggcccttccagcccaaaccattccaaatCCTGTGACATTCCCACAGCCCTTCAGCTTTGGCTATGGGCACGCCTGGGTTTGCTCCCATTCCCTCCTCACCACCTCATCTCATTGATGAGATAGCCAGAGGGACATAACAAAGGCTCCTGGGCATTCCCAAAGGATCTGCAGAGCATTTACCTGTGGCCAGTCCCCTCACAGCAATGGCACTGAAGAGCAGAAGAGCATCCACCAGACACTTGGATTGCCCTTTAAAGGAAACCTAATTCCAGACCTCTGGCACACTTAAGTGTCTTTAACTCACTCgcttcagagcagctctggctgccccaggccaggctggacagggcttggagcagcacGAGGTGGTAGAAGTTTGGGAAGCCgagcacagcagggcagcccCCACACTCCGGGCGCAGCCCCGCACAGAGACCCCCCCAGAGCCGCTAAAACCTGCACAGAAGGGAAACACGCACGGATCAGCTGGGTTAGGAGACCATTTATTAGGTAAGGCTGAGCCGAGACGCTGCGGATGTGTCAGGGAGGCTCTGGGACGCCCCGGGAGCTCCTGGCTGTCACCTCATCCTCCCGGCGCTCAGTCCAGCTGCAAGAGAGCGAGAGACACGAGGGGAGTCAGCGGGAACCGGCacccccgagccccctcccgcagccgcggggctcACCTTGATGAAGCCGATGTCCTTGGCGTACTGGCGGAAGCACTGCCGGCACATGTTGAGCCCGTACTTGCGGATGAGGCCGTGGCGGTTGGAGCACACGCGGCTGTGAGGGGAACAGAGAGAGGCGCGTGAGGGCGGGGAATGGCGCCGGGGAGGATGGGGGGTGTGAAtgtgaggggaaggggaagcGAGGCAGGGCGGTGAGACGGCAGCCACGACCCGGGGAGAGCAAGGGGCAGCACTGACCAAGAGCGGGAGCCCTGCCCGAACTTCCTGGGGTGGCTCCAGTAGAGCTGCTGGTGGCCCATGGCTGCGCGGTGCCGAGAGAaagatggcggcggccgccTGCCCTTATACCCCCTCACGGCGCCTCCCGGCGTGCGCCGCGCGACACGCCCGTGACGTCACCACCGCGGGGTGGGGGGGCGTCCCCGCTTTCCTCCCCACCTTTCTCTCCGTGACGTCacgcggcggggcggggccgctgCGCCCGCCCCGTGACGTCAGCGCTGCAGCAGCTCGtagcggcggcggagcgggctGCGAGCGCCGGGCGCGGTGGCGCGCGCCTGTAGTCCCAGCTGCCGGGGAGGCTGAGCCCGACGGATCGCTTGAGCCCAGGAGTTCTGGGCTGCCGTGCGCTGTGCCGAGCGGGCGTCCAAGCTAAGGCCGCCATCAATATGGTGACCCGCGGGGAGCCGCGGGACACCAGGTTGACTAAGGAGGGGTGAACCGGCCCAGGTCGGAGACGGAGCAGGTCAAAGCTCCCGTGGCGGTCAGTAGCGGGATCGCGCCTGTGAATAGCCACGCCAGCGTAGCCTGGGCAATACAGAGACACGCGGGTTCCCCTTTTGCCACCGCCACCACCGCAGCCTGCCCCCCCGAGCCCCAGAACGCTTcttttcaccccaaaacacTCACGCAAACACCGCCTCCTACTGGCACTGCTCGCAAACAACCCCGCAACGCTCCATTACAACACTCCCTCACACAACCAAATCTCAAACACTAATCGCGCCCTTAATTAATCCAAATGCACCAACACTCAGCAAACCTCCCcgagtttgtttttttttcctcccaatgCCGCTTCATGTGCTCAAAGCCGCCTCACGGCGCCGACACCAAGCCTGACCTAAGCCTTCCTGCCTCTTACCgagcatcagctgctgctgtcgCACCCACCTGCCCTCGGCtcctctgtgtcccctcagaGCTCCCGTGTCCTCTCacaccccgtgtcccctcagctcctctgtgtcccctcacctcctctgtgtcccctcagaGCTCCCGTGTCCCCTCAACTCCTCTCTCCCCTCAACTCGTGTGTCCCCTCacctcccgtgtcccctcagagcttccgtgtcccctcacctcctctgtcccctcagctcctctgtgtcccctcacctcctgtgtcccctcacctcctctgtcccctcagctcctctgtgtcccctcacctcctgtgtcccctcacctcctctgtcccctcagctcctctgtgtcccctcacaCCCCACCATCCCTTCACCTCCTCCATGTCCCCTCCCTCACACCTgctgtcccctccatgtccttaCACAGAATTCTCGGgcccttcctctgctccctcttGCTCCTCCTCGCACCATTCTCCCCTCTAACCCCTCTTTTCAACGCCAACATGTCACCATGTCTCTTGTGCTTTACTTGATGtttgtgaaaaacgccaatcacctggtttttaaagtttttaaagcttaataataataaaaatagtaatacaattagaggaataaaaatttagagttaggacaattacaagacaataaaaagcaaacagttacggacgtccggatgctctcgggcacttaagccacgacaagcatgccttgtgaacaaaggaatcaccttaaaagcaatagcttgttgcatatacaaaacacttcatgattatgcatatattttatttaaaacaagaaattcgtctggtacttctcaaaaagtttctgttaattcccaggcgcCTTTGAGTCtcagtcaggcttgaagaagttcctttctgttgataaggaaagccacaaattcctctcctctgg
This portion of the Vidua chalybeata isolate OUT-0048 chromosome 6, bVidCha1 merged haplotype, whole genome shotgun sequence genome encodes:
- the RPS29 gene encoding 40S ribosomal protein S29, with amino-acid sequence MGHQQLYWSHPRKFGQGSRSCRVCSNRHGLIRKYGLNMCRQCFRQYAKDIGFIKLD